The Erpetoichthys calabaricus chromosome 5, fErpCal1.3, whole genome shotgun sequence genome has a segment encoding these proteins:
- the foxi2 gene encoding forkhead box protein I2 yields the protein MNSIDSHVHHQSSPGSNPHQPHPKSAQEAPEMAVYCDNFSMYHQQNLHSSSRPGSYGLGDYAPSANPYLWLNGPGVNTSPSYLHGNNSATFMPPSYGSQRQFLPNSTGFTGADLGWLSIASQEELLKLVRPPYSYSALIAMAIQNAPEKKLTLSQIYQYVADNFPFYKKSKAGWQNSIRHNLSLNDCFKKVPRDEDDPGKGNYWTLDPNCEKMFDNGNFRRKRKRRTDTNGAAGKSEDGRAHVVGKTSESPPLLDPSSPELEPTSDDPKSASPPSVSSSPCFSNFFNSMAALGAGAGSRQVSLGLMAELSQRSIGSYGCGASQEGSGSDVTDNGTHLNRSAYYNSFNGNQSGQYNGHFYNSFSVNSLIYPREGTEV from the exons ATGAACTCCATTGACTCGCACGTCCACCACCAGAGTTCACCAGGATCAAACCCTCACCAGCCCCACCCGAAAAGTGCACAAGAAGCGCCGGAGATGGCCGTCTACTGCGACAATTTCAGTATGTATCACCAGCAGAATCTGCACAGCTCTTCGAGGCCGGGCAGCTACGGGCTGGGGGACTACGCACCGTCTGCCAACCCTTACCTGTGGCTCAACGGACCGGGCGTAAATACGTCCCCTTCGTATCTCCATGGAAACAACTCGGCCACGTTCATGCCCCCGTCCTACGGCTCTCAGAGACAATTTCTACCAAACTCCACAGGCTTTACTGGTGCCGATTTGGGCTGGCTGTCAATCGCTAGTCAGGAGGAGCTCCTAAAATTAGTCAGGCCTCCTTACTCTTATTCTGCTCTTATAGCAATGGCGATTCAAAACGCGCCGGAGAAGAAGCTCACGCTGAGCCAGATCTACCAGTATGTGGCGGATAACTTTCCTTTTTACAAGAAGAGCAAGGCGGGATGGCAGAATTCCATCAGGCACAATCTGTCATTGAACGACTGCTTCAAGAAAGTGCCGAGGGACGAGGACGACCCAG GAAAAGGAAACTACTGGACATTGGATccaaattgtgaaaaaatgttcGACAACGGTAATTTCCGCCGAAAGAGAAAACGCCGGACAGACACAAACGGAGCTGCCGGGAAATCCGAGGACGGGCGCGCCCATGTCGTCGGCAAAACCTCCGAGAGCCCCCCGCTCCTGGATCCATCCTCCCCAGAACTAGAACCCACCTCTGACGACCCTAAAAGTGCTTCTCCGCCAAGTGTGTCTTCTAGCCCCTGCTTCAGTAACTTTTTCAACAGCATGGCAGCGCTGGGAGCGGGCGCCGGGAGCAGGCAGGTATCACTGGGGCTCATGGCCGAGCTCTCCCAGCGCAGCATTGGTTCTTACGGATGCGGCGCCTCCCAGGAAGGCAGCGGATCCGACGTGACGGACAACGGCACGCATCTAAACCGGAGTGCTTACTATAACTCTTTCAATGGGAATCAGTCGGGGCAATACAACGGGCATTTCTACAACAGTTTCAGTGTTAACAGCTTGATATACCCCAGGGAGGGCACTGAAGTTTAG